From Anopheles arabiensis isolate DONGOLA chromosome 3, AaraD3, whole genome shotgun sequence, a single genomic window includes:
- the LOC120905003 gene encoding probable RNA methyltransferase CG11342 → MKNSCQLFTRKCGSSLHRKALKTMGESNEQVKHGNYHNYYKFRAEDSIRADILQQHLAALWRSCEPPAGPIHLLDVGCNSGQFTAKVRQIVQQVSKGTPAVCAVGLDIDQELCDRGSAEYPDIEFISGNLLEISNREEMKPMDDPIERCMKTRDIEQFDVICCFSVLMYVHLNGGDAGLRRVLDYLCSKGKFLIIELQSWQKYRDQVRRLKRDAGETYPLYTGLEWRGNGGALEGCIKSYVQSNGMELVAESAEKTEFDRQLIFFKNKRTI, encoded by the exons ATGAAAAATAG TTGTCAGCTGTTCACGCGAAAGTGCGGGTCCTCGTTGCATAGAAAAGCGCTCAAAACGATGGGAGAAAGTAACGAGCAAGTGAAGCACGGCAACTACCACAATTATTACAAATTTCGTGCAGAAGACAGCATCCGTGCCGACATCTTGCAGCAACATTTAGCAGCCCTGTGGCGCAGTTGTGAGCCGCCCGCCGGACCAATCCACCTGCTGGATGTGGGCTGTAATTCCGGCCAGTTCACGGCAAAGGTGCGTCAAATCGTGCAGCAGGTGAGCAAAGGAACACCGGCTGTGTGTGCCGTTGGGTTGGATATCGATCAGGAGCTGTGCGATCGGGGCAGTGCCGAGTACCCCGATATTGAGTTCATCAGTGGAAATTTGCTGGAAATAAGCAACCGGGAAGAGATGAAGCCTATGGACGATCCGATTGAGCGGTGCATGAAGACCCGGGACATTGAACAGTTCGACGTTATCTGCTGCTTCTCCGTGCTGATGTACGTGCACCTGAATGGTGGAGACGCTGGACTGCGCCGTGTGCTGGATTATCTGTGCAGCAAGGGGAAATTTCTCATTATTGAGCTGCAATCCTGGCAAAAGTACCGCGACCAGGTACGTCGACTGAAGCGAGACGCCGGCGAGACTTACCCACTGTACACGGGCCTCGAGTGGAGAGGTAATGGGGGAGCGCTGGAGGGCTGCATCAAATCGTACGTCCAATCGAACGGTATGGAACTGGTGGCAGAAAGTGCGGAAAAAACTGAGTTCGATAGGCAGTTGATATTTTTTAAGAATAAAAGAACCATTTAA